CAGTGTGGCATTGGGAGCATTACGCCACGATTTGGACCCAGTCCGATATGAAGGTTTGGCTGCTGAACACCATCTTCTTCGCGGTTATTGTGACGATTCTCCAAGTCTTTACTGGTTCCTTTGCAGCCTATGGTTTCTCGAAGATCCCCTTCCGTGGGCGCACCACTCTCTTCCTGATTTACATAGCAACGATGGCTGTGCCGTGGCAGGCCTACATGATTCCTCAATTCAAGATGATTTCGGCTGTGGGCTTATCTGACACCCGCTGGTCGATTATCCTGCTGCAAGCGTTTGGTGCTTTCGGTGTGTTTATGATGAAGCAGTTCTACGACACGATTCCTGAAGATCTTTCAGAAGCTGGCAGGCTTGACGGTCTCTCTGAGTTTGGTATCTACTGGCGCATAATTCTGCCCCTGTCAGGTCCGTCCATTGCTGCACTGGCGATTATCACCTTTACCAACACTTGGAACGACTACATGGGACCATTGATTTACTTGCGCTCCCAGAATCTGTACACGATTCAGCTTGGCCTAAAACTCTTCATCTCCCAGTACAATGCTGATTATTCGATGATTATGACGGGTTCGGTAATTTCGGTATTGCCTATCCTGATTGTCTTCTTGCTTGGTCAGAAGCAGTTCATCGAAGGCATTGCAACTTCGGGTATGAAGAACTAGGACATATGAGTCAACGGCAGCTTCCTTCTAGCGGGACTGGATCTGGCCATCGCGGCCAGGCCAGCCCCGCCAAATCGCACGCTATGTTTGCGCTGATGGGCTTAGTAGGTTCAATCTATGTGCTCCTCATTGCCGGCTGGTGTGCGATTGTTGGTACCTTACCTATGGGGCTTGTGTTGTTCTTCGTTCACGACCCCAGTTATTACCCGCTCTATCTCCTTGCTGCTTGGCTGAGTGCTCCCGGCTTGGCGGCCCTGTTCGCTATTTTCCGCGACCAACCCAGCTTGGCTTCGTGGAATGCGGCTCTTCGCCAGCAGCTGGCGGTTGAAAAGACTCAGGGATGGCAGCTGCCTGAGTGGATTGCGCCGCCGTACGTCAATCCCGACGATACGAATGCGCTGATTCGTCCATATTTCCGTGCCTGGTGGCACCTCGCTTGGCGCTCCTGGCTGCTTGCGCTGCCTTTCGGGCTCGTGGCATTTGCTTGCATTTACAACGCACAGATTGCAGGAGTCTTAGGCTGGGGTTCGCTGGCTATGCCTATTGCCTTGGTACTTTTAGCACTACTGCTGCAGGCGTCTTTAATCGCGCTGATTCTTTTGGTGGAATACCCCAAAGCCCACTGGTGGCCCACCCTCAAAAACGCTCTTATACTTTCGGTTCGGCGAATCTACATGCTGCCCATCTCTCTGTTGGCTCTTGCGGGCTATGGCTGGGGTATGACCCAATCGCCGATTTTGGTATCTCTATTGGCTACGGGTATTAGCTGGTATGTAATTTGGGCTTCGGCCCGCTGGCAGGCCAATAAGCTTTTCGTCCAGATGGCCCAGGAGAGCGGCGACAAGCGCATCGTGGATATGTATGGTGGCAAGCAGCAGCACAGTGGATCGACGCTCTCGTCCCTTAAAGACGTGCAACAATAAGATTTTAGTAAGGTGGCAGGAGTCATGGCGGGCCTCGAAGGATTCACATCAGCGCAGGTGCATGTACAGGCGCCGACCCCTTCTGGCGGCGGGGCGGCGCAAGAATCCCTAGGGCTGCAAGTCCTAGTGAATGACCGCATAGCTCCAGTCAACCTCGAACCTTTTGCTATTCCAGTCCTGCGCTGGCGGCTGACCGGACCCTCGAGCTACCAGATAGAGCCCAAAGCCTACCGGATTTTTGTTAGCGACCGGCCTATGGGCGACTCACTGCCCGCAGCTGCTTGCGACAGCCAAGCGCCGATGCCTGGCCTGGTTTGGGACAGCGGCCTCCAAGCAGGCGATGCTTTCGCTGGAGTCCCATTAGCTCAACTGCCTATGGCAGTGTCGTGTCGTTACTGGGCTCAGGTTGTTCTCTACGACCATCAGGGCAGCCTTCTGGTCAACTCTCAGCCGACTACTTTTGGGACGGGCGCAGGTCGGCGCTGGCAGGCGGCTCAAGCTATTTGGGCTCCCGACGACGGCGTGGCCAGCGACTGGGCTTGCCTGCGCGGTGTAATTGACCTTCCCAACCGCCCCATCCGCTGGGCCACCCTCAATGCTACGGCCTCCTCAACCAAGCCGGCCCGTCAGTTCGTCTACCGCCTCTGGCTCAACGGGAGCTTCCTGGGCTACGGGCCAGTCTTTCCCCTTGGTGCAGAAAACCGATACGAGGGCTACGATGTGACCCCCTACCTGCATCCGGGCCAGCGCAATGCTCTGGGAGCCATTGCCTATACGCAAGAGGACCACCGCTTTGCTGCCCAGCTGGACATCTGCTTTGAGGACGGCGAACTGGCTCACTATGGTTCAGACGCCAGCTGGAAGGCTCTAGGCCAAGGCCAGTCCTTCCCAGCTTCCGGGTCCATTGGCACCCAGTATTACCAGGCTCCGGCTGAAAATATACGTGCTCACGGGCGGGCTTTCCTGTGCTCGCAAGCCGATTTGGACGATTCCTCCTGGGCGCAAGTTCAGGAGCGCCCTGCCTTTACCAGGCTTGAGGCCACGCCTTTGGATCCGCCCCAGCTAGTTCACCGGACAGCCAGCAGTATCCGCTGGCAGGGGGAGACGAGGGCCATCCTCGACTTCGGACAAGCTTGGATGGGGGGTCTGAGCCTGCAAACCGCTCTGGAAACGCCCCTGGACTTGGATATCCGCTACGGGGAGGTCCTCCAAGAGGACGGACAGGTCAAGTTTCAGCTCAACACGTCAAACACCTACCGGGAGTCTTGGCGCTTGCAGGCGGGGGAAAACAGGCTTGAAACCTGGGGTATTCGCGTCTTTCGTTATGTAGAATTGTCCTGCCCTGAAGGGTCTTCACAGGCGGCGGCTGCCTTGCAGCAGGTGGTCGAGGCAGCTCGGGCGGCCGTAGCGCAGACTTCAAGTACTACCAGCGACGTGGCCTTCACCTGCAGCGACCATCGGATGGAGCGCATCTGGCAGCTAAGCCGCAACACCATCCGCAATTTGACGGCCGACATGTATGTGGACTCGTGGACCCGTGAACGGGCCCCCTACGAGGCTGACGCATACATTCAGCAGAGGGCTCATCTGGCCTTAGACGACGCTCCGGCCACCGGGCGCTACAGCTTAGACTTCCTGGCGGCGAATAGGACTTGGCCCACAGAATGGCCGCTCTACACCATTTTGGCCGTGCACGACTCCTGGCTGCAATCAGGCTCCCTGGCGCAGGTTCGCGCGTCCTACCAGCGCCTGTGTGCCCTTCTGCCTGAGTCCTATGTGGACCCGGACAGCGGCCTAGTAGTCAAGGATCCTGGCCAGTCCAGCCGCAGGGACGGCGATTTGGTGGATTGGCCGGAAGTTGAGCGCGACGGCTACGTCTTTGGTCGCGTCAACACGGTCGTCAACTCTTTAGCCAGTCAGGCATACACGGATATGGCGAATATGGCTCGGGCCTTGGGCCACGATGGCGATGCTGCGCTCTTTGCCAGCCGGGCGGGCAAGATGCGGGCCAGTATTCACCGCTACCTCTACGATGCTGACCAGGGGGCCTACTTCGACGGCTTAGACACCGGGCCCAAGGGGCGGGTTATCGACCATCACGCGGTTCACGCTTCGATTTTTGCTCTGACCTTTGCTCAAGTTCCAGTCAGCAGGATTCCTGCTCTGGGCAAGTACTTGCGGTCTCGGGGCATGGCTTGCAGTGTCTATACGGCTGCGGTCTACCTGGCCGGCCTCTACCAGGCGGGCTTGGGTGCCGACGCTTTCCAGCTCCTGGACGCGGCCAAGGGCACACACACCTGGCAGCATATGCTCGATCAGGGTGCCGGTGCCACGATGGAGGCTTGGGACCCTGCTATCAAGCCGAATACAACGTATTCTCACCCTTGGGCGGCCTCTCCTGCCTACTTGCTGCCCAGCGGTCTGATGGGTCTCAACCCGCTTGAACCCGGCTGGCGGCGCTTTAGCCTCATTCCCCAGCTGGGGGATTTGCTTGAGGCCCGTATGGTGCTCCCCACCCGGGCCGGCGATATTGATGTCTCCTGCCGTTTAAGTGGACCGGAGCAGACCAGCGCCGGTCGAACAGCGGTGCCAGGGATGGACCTAGAGCTCAAAGTTCCAGCCCGGCAGCAGGCGGAGGTAGTTTTGCCCCCTGTGATCGGCTCGAACCCGGGGCAGCTGGTGAGCTTAGAGGTTGACGGCCACCGGCAGGAAGTGCTCAGTGCAAGTGAACCCTTCACCCTGGCTGGCACCCTCTGCTGGCCCGGAAGCACCCGCCTCAACCCACTAGGCCCAGGCATCCACTCCATCCGCCTCAACTAGTCAATAGTGTTGGTGCTTTCGGCTGGCGCTGTCTTGCAGTTATAGCTACAATAGGGGGCTGCCAGTAGCCATATTTATCTGCTATCATGGGCACTGAAGCTTGCAATAGCTTCCGGAGCGGCTACACGTTATCTCGCCGCCTGCTGGGAATGGCGTTAACCCATGCTAGTCCGAGTCACCGGACGATAAGTTAGTGACATCAACGGTAGCGCCGTAAGCCTTCGCGAGGGGCAGCCAGGGAGGGTACTGCGTTTGCGGACCAGTATCCTCCCTTCATACTCGTACTTCAAAGTGGAGGCTGCGCGATGGTTGCTCAGGTGAAGAAGGCCCAGCGCGACATGAAGCACCTCATTGAGGAGAACGCGCAACTGTTTAAGGAAAACCTGTGTAATCGCTATGTGCTTTTTGGGCCAACAGATGGAAGTCACCCCTATGAAACGTACTTTCCAGCAGATTGCTACTTTCATCTGTGCGGTATTCAATATAAGAATCCTAGGCAAAGAGTCTCAGCGAAAAAGTTCTTTCAGCTAGCGGTAGATGGGCGGATAGATCCTGCACTGTTCAGCGAAAAATACTCGGTTTATACAAGGCAAAAATTGGGAATTTTATCGCGACTTGTTCGTATTGACGGATTTGCTGCAAAAATTGCGCCTATGCCAACTGTCCATTTCGGGCGAACAACAGCCGACCTGCTGGTGTATAACCAGGATGCCATTATGGGATTTCGAATGAATTATCAGGGTCCCAAGGCATATACTCCCTGCACAGCTCTGCGTGACCATTTACCCAAACAGCGTGAAGAGAAGAATATTGGATTTGTGCTCAAAACACAGGCGGAGAGTCGGGATTACAGCATACAAATGAAGCCAAAACAGCAGATGAGCGCAGAACGGGCCTCAAAAATGCGAGTCTCCTTGAGTTTGTACCAGGGCAGTTGTACGCCTCCGCTGGGTTGGAAGATATAGTTTTGTACTGCTTCCGCGGTTTCTGCGGACTTGTAAAGTATCTGCCAATCGTTATTTGACCAGTGTTGCTGCTTTGGTCCTGTGAGTCGTGTATAGTAAATTCCTGTAAACCAAAGACTGTTGGTTGAGGGCTCTTGAGTCCTCCGAAGTTCGGTGCGCCGAGCCAGCATAGGTTGAGATAAGCAGTAGGCCTGCCTACTGCCGCTGGAATCGTAAGATTCCGAATGCTCTGCCTGTGCGCAGGGCTTTTTTTTTATTGCCTGCTGGCCAAGCGCCCCGTTCCGGTCCAAGAGTCGATTTAGGAAGGAACGCCATGAAAAGGCCCGAAAAGGAAAAGGTGATTGCCGACTTTACGGAACAATTCCGTTCTGCCGACGCCGTCATCCTGACCGAGTACCGCGGGCTCACTGTTCCGCAGATCTCTGACCTGCGCGACAAGCTAGGCCGCGATACTTCCTATGCTGTGACCAAGAACACGCTGGCTCGCATTGCAGCAAAAGAGGCAGGCATTGAGGGTCTTGACGACCTGATTGCTGGCCCTTGCGCTATCACTTTTGTCAAAGGTGATTATGTTGAGGCCGCCAAGACTCTGCGCGACTTCGCGGCAGACAACAAGCAGCTCATTGTCAAGGGTGGTTACATTGACGGTGCTGTTTGCGACGCTGCTGAGGTTGAGAAGATCGCAAGCCTGGAGTCTCGCGAAGTGTTGCTCTCCAAGATGGCTGGTGCTCTCAAGGGCACTATGTCCAAGGCTGCTTACGCTTTCGTCGCTCTGCCTACCAAGGCTGTGCGTACGATCGACGCCCTGCGCGACAAGCAGGAGAAGGCTG
This window of the Bombiscardovia nodaiensis genome carries:
- a CDS encoding sugar ABC transporter ATP-binding protein encodes the protein MSTQTLSPTAAGISSADIPFNKKPVSPAKIVGTVIGYVAMLLVSAFVLLPFFWMLMSSLKPNNEVYAIPLKWFPSVWHWEHYATIWTQSDMKVWLLNTIFFAVIVTILQVFTGSFAAYGFSKIPFRGRTTLFLIYIATMAVPWQAYMIPQFKMISAVGLSDTRWSIILLQAFGAFGVFMMKQFYDTIPEDLSEAGRLDGLSEFGIYWRIILPLSGPSIAALAIITFTNTWNDYMGPLIYLRSQNLYTIQLGLKLFISQYNADYSMIMTGSVISVLPILIVFLLGQKQFIEGIATSGMKN
- the rplJ gene encoding 50S ribosomal protein L10, producing the protein MKRPEKEKVIADFTEQFRSADAVILTEYRGLTVPQISDLRDKLGRDTSYAVTKNTLARIAAKEAGIEGLDDLIAGPCAITFVKGDYVEAAKTLRDFAADNKQLIVKGGYIDGAVCDAAEVEKIASLESREVLLSKMAGALKGTMSKAAYAFVALPTKAVRTIDALRDKQEKAA